The genomic region ACCGACCACTCAGGTGCCGGACCACGACCGCGTGATCTGGTGATCGCGGCCGGTCCGGTCCGGCCGGTCCGGTCGCGGACGAGGACGAGGACGAGGAAACGGGAAGAGGGGCAGATGAGTCGGTGGGACGCGGACGTGGGCGTGATCGGACTGGGGGCGTGGGGGTCCGCGGCACTGTGGCAGCTGGCATCCCGCGGCGTCGACGCGATCGGCTTCGAGAGCCGCCGGCCCGGGCACGCGCTGAGCTCGTCGTACGGCGGCTCGCGGATGTTCCGCACCACGTGTCTGGAGCACCCGGGGCTGGTGCCGCTCGCGCGGCGGTCGGGCGAGCTGTGGCACAGGCTGGAGGAGGAGGCCGGCCGGCGGCTGTTCTTCCCCCACGGAGGCCTGCTGATCGGGCCCGAGAACGGCGTCATCGTCGGCGGGACGCTGCGCGCGGCCCGTACGCACGGCATAGAGGTGCGCACGATGGGCGCGGCCGAACTGCGCGAGCGGTTCCCCCGCCACACCGGCGTACCGGAGCGACACCTCGCCGTCTGGGAGCCGTCCGCCGGTCTGCTGCGGGCGGAGGACTCCGTACGGGCCGCGACCGGGCTCGCCCGTGCGGCCGGCGCCCGCGTGCGCACCGACACCCGCGTCCGCGCGGTCGAAGGGGTGCCCGGCGGAGTCGTGCTGCGCAGCGCCGAGGGCGAGACCCGGGTGCGCCGCGTGGTGATCACGGCCGGGCCGTGGCTGCCCGCCCTGGTGACGGGACTGCCGCTGCGGACCCTGAGGATGCCGCTGACCTGGTTCCGGCCGGTGACCGCGGACGGGAGCTTCGACATCGAGCGCTTCCCCGTCTTCATGCGGGAGACCGAGGACGGTCCCGTCCTGTGGGGCAACGGCCGGGAGGGCGGGTACGAGGTCAAGCTGGGTCTGGAGGGGTACGGACCCGGGGCCCGCGCCCTCGACCCCGAGGACGACGGCGAGCGGTCGGTCC from Streptomyces sp. NBC_00190 harbors:
- the solA gene encoding N-methyl-L-tryptophan oxidase, yielding MSRWDADVGVIGLGAWGSAALWQLASRGVDAIGFESRRPGHALSSSYGGSRMFRTTCLEHPGLVPLARRSGELWHRLEEEAGRRLFFPHGGLLIGPENGVIVGGTLRAARTHGIEVRTMGAAELRERFPRHTGVPERHLAVWEPSAGLLRAEDSVRAATGLARAAGARVRTDTRVRAVEGVPGGVVLRSAEGETRVRRVVITAGPWLPALVTGLPLRTLRMPLTWFRPVTADGSFDIERFPVFMRETEDGPVLWGNGREGGYEVKLGLEGYGPGARALDPEDDGERSVRPEDWTDVARMLPGRLPGLEDLPAQVAVSLFTRTPDGQFVLGPLDDDGRIVVAGGCNAHGFKHATGIGEALADLATGRTPEVPLGFLSPRRFGRTAATASSMERAL